In Daphnia pulicaria isolate SC F1-1A chromosome 5, SC_F0-13Bv2, whole genome shotgun sequence, a single genomic region encodes these proteins:
- the LOC124340727 gene encoding chromosome-associated kinesin KIF4-like, with protein sequence MATMAKFKCLLVLLVAVISVCRSQVDPAATSTTTSSSTTDMLLTTSSSGLDGAILLRAEGLRLGELSKQMAETNRALEELLATKLRDIHYASVIGELRAEIDSLRRDMEHVKEATTASTASSGRNDVTAEPTATSSENEQKTLHWLQSSLAEMKGEILDLNRSVNVSRQLQQQQETAGQLQLTRFDVTVLQAQVADEAAYRQQINQSIQQVDDDVQRLDHHQQLNAAQLERLENNVSYEISHLYPASHPIHPP encoded by the exons CTGGTTCTGCTGGTGGCCGTCATTTCCGTCTGCCGATCACAAGTCGATCCTGCGGCGACGTCAACGACGACCTCCTCCTCCACTACGGACATGTTGTTAACGACCTCCAGTTCGGGATTGGACGGAGCCATTCTGCTCCGGGCCGAAGGCCTCCGACTCGGCGAACTCTCCAAGCAAATGGCCGAAACCAACCGGGCGCTGGAAGAGTTGCTGGCCACCAAACTGCGCGACATTCACTACGCCTCGGTGATTGGCGAATTACGGGCCGAAATTGATTCTCTCAG ACGTGACATGGAACACGTCAAGGAAGCGACGACAGCGTCGACGGCGTCGTCGGGACGGAACGACGTCACGGCCGAGCCTACGGCGACGTCGTCGGAGAACGAGCAGAAGACGCTGCACTGGCTCCAGTCGTCGCTGGCCGAGATGAAGGGCGAAATCCTCGATCTGAATCGCTCCGTCAACGTGTCGAGgcagttgcagcagcagcaggagacgGCCGGCCAGCTCCAGCTGACCCGCTTCGACGTCACAGTACTGCAGGCCCAGGTGGCCGACGAGGCGGCTTACCGCCAGCAGATCAATCAATCGATCCAGCaagtcgacgacgacgtccaACGGCTCGACCACCACCAGCAACTCAACGCGGCCCAATTGGAGCGGCTCGAGAACAACGTAAGTTATGAGATTTCACATCTATATCCAGCATCCCATCCCATCCATCCGCCCTAG
- the LOC124340470 gene encoding elongator complex protein 4-like, translated as MAVNVQISSFQKRTKVSSTNIVGTKISALNSTLNVSSGINSLDNIMEGGLPLGSLCLIEEDLYGSYAKIMTKYFLAEGAVQKNHLLSASLNENPWDLLNNLPSPVTEPKETNPLIENKEELKIAWRYENLTLEDNNQRTGNAFDLSIPYVIPETQRSNIAVWCGESTNNLQEKKGTLKNPNCLSLLSTVEETIKKWELDSVNSSNLLRITISSFGSPFWQFDENQNSVSTDFTATLLLLKSIVRSANAVAVVTIPHQLLSQALVSRSRKLADVVIQLKSLREDPHLRDLMDVHGILEMKKIMNLTSLKPIQDGTTTYGFKATKRKFKIEKLHLPPAVEDDKSAADNSSSMGCSSGSSKSNLDF; from the exons ATGGCGGTTAACGTTCAAATTTCAAGTTttcagaaaagaacaaaagtgTCTTCCACTAATATAGTGGGCACAAAAATATCTGCGCTAAATAGCACATTAAATGTATCTTCCGGCATCAATTCTTTGGATAATATTATGG aaggTGGATTACCGTTGGGCTCTCTCTGTTTGATTG AGGAGGATTTGTACGGCTCTTATGCCAAAATTATGACTAAGTACTTCTTGGCTGAAGGAGCTGTGCAAAAAAATCATCTTTTATCAGCTTCATTGAATGAAAATCCTTGGGATCTA CTCAACAACCTGCCATCCCCTGTGACTGAGCCCAAAGAAACAAATCCATTAATTGAAAACAAGGAGGAATTAAAGATTGCTTGGCGATATGAAAACCTTACATTGGAAGACAATAACCAAAGAACTGGAAATGCTTTTGATCTCTCCATTCCTTATGTCATTCCTGAAACTCAAAGGTCTAATATAGCAGTTTGGTGTGGGGAAAGTACCAACAatctacaagaaaaaaaag GGACACTGAAAAATCCCAATTGTTTAAGTCTACTGAGCACAGTCGAGGAAACCATTAAAAAATGGGAACTCGATTCTGTCAACAGCTCTAATCTACTGAGAATTACGATATCTTCATTCGGTTCACCATTTTGGCAGTTcgatgaaaaccaaaatagTGTGTCGACGGATTTTACCGCCACTCTGTTGCTACTGAAATCCATAGTGCGCTCAGCCAATGCAGTAGCCGTTGTAACAATTCCTCATCAACTACTAAGC caaGCTCTGGTTAGTCGGAGTCGAAAATTGGCTGATGTGGTAATCCAGTTGAAATCTTTACGGGAAGACCCACACCTCCGTGATCTGATGGACGTCCACGGAATTttggaaatgaagaaaataatgaacttGACGTCCCTTAAACCCATCCAGGATGGAACGACAACCTACGGTTTCAAAGCTACcaagagaaaattcaaaatcgag AAACTTCACCTACCACCAGCTGTTGAAGATGACAAATCGGCAGCTGACAATTCCTCATCGATGGGTTGTTCATCCGGTTCATCCAAATCCAATCTCGATTTCTAA
- the LOC124340468 gene encoding tyrosine-protein kinase RYK-like isoform X2 — MGYNIIVFFFLLFFSLANAGLNFYISQQESFRVLGLVAELAYVRDGSINDVAQHFVVPVPSHIQELCFVWVNADSKAVKYSIFTKDNSMQPVNHVSLNISNQGVVPREPQIFCLLLPCSTYLPSKLEVSMKINFTSFNNVTVLNVVMKKDCSSDFRNVDQDVLSKVIPAEDSSFMLFVAVGIAFGVLVVSLAAASCFLCPKHNLCRQQPQRTIAPNNGTAVYSPVQASCTEEAGVATLYVNDPAAHQIVAEDKPSFRLQRNNIIIGKTLLEGTFGSIFHATLQIPGIPLQDVIVKTVKNNAAETQVRLMMEEGTRFQDLKHQNIYPLIGIVDGDGCRPLLVYPSVTYGNLKRWLLYCRGSLDGSLPHPLCTQDLVTIALHVLRGVQYLHQQNIIHKDLATRNCVIDDLFHVKLTDMALSRDFFPNDYHCLGDNENRPIKWMAMESLTRREFSTASDIWSFGVVLWEVTTLAQQPYVEIDPFEVGRVLRDGYRLTQPVNCPDELYAIMAYCWSSSKSDRPTALQLYRELHQFHQTLNEYI; from the exons ATGGGTTACAATATaattgtcttcttttttcttctctttttttctctggccAATGCTGGGCTCAACTTTTACATCAGTCAACAAGAAAGTTTCAGAGTGCTGG GTCTTGTAGCTGAATTGGCATATGTTAGAGATGGAAGCATCAATGATGTTGCACAACATTTTGTGGTACCTGTACCATCCCACATACAagaactttgttttgtttgggtgAACGCTGATTCCAAAGCA GTTAAATACTCTATTTTCACCAAGGATAATAGTATGCAACCAGTCAACCATGTTTccttgaatatttcaaatcaaGGTGTGGTACCGAGGGAACCACAGATATTCTGCCTACTTTTGCCTTGTAGCACCTATTTGCCTTCAAAACTAGAAGTCTccatgaaaataaattttacttcCTTCAATAATGTGACAGTGTTGAATGTTGTGATGAAGAAAGATTGCTCATCAG ATTTTAGAAATGTTGACCAGGATGTTCTATCAAAAGTGATTCCAGCAGAGGACTCCTCATTTATGCTGTTTGTGGCTGTTGGAATAGCTTTTGGAGTCCTTGTAGTGTCACTAGCAGCTGcctcttgttttctttgccCCAAGCACAATTTATGTCGTCAACAACCACAAAG AACTATTGCACCCAACAATGGTACAGCAGTGTATTCACCTGTTCAAGCATCTTGTACCGAAGAAGCGGGTGTAGCAACACTGTATGTAAATGATCCAGCTGCTCATCAAATTGTCGCTGAGGATAAACCATCGTTCCGTCTTCAGCGGAACAATATTATCATTGGAAAAACTTTACTAGAGGGCACATTTGGTTCCATTTTTCATGCAACTCTTCAAATACCTGGGATACCTCTTCAAGACGTCATAGTCAAGACAGTCAAGA ATAACGCAGCGGAAACGCAAGTGAGGCTTATGATGGAAGAAGGGACAAGGTTCCAAGATCTGAAACATCAGAACATTTACCCATTGATCGGTATTGTTGATGGCGATGGATGTCGACCGCTATTGGTTTATCCATCTGTGACTTATGGAAATCTAAAACG ATGGTTATTATACTGCAGAGGATCTCTAGATGGAAGTCTACCACATCCCCTTTGCACACAGGATTTAGTGACTATTGCACTGCACGTTTTACGAGGAGTTCAGTACTTGCACCAACAAAACATCATCCACAAAGATCTGGCGACGAGAAACTGTGT AATTGATGACCTGTTTCACGTCAAGTTAACTGACATGGCTTTATCCCGAGATTTCTTTCCTAATGACTACCATTGCTTGGGAGATAATGAGAATCGACCGATAAAGTGGATGGCAATGGAGTCACTTACTCGAAGGGAGTTTTCTACTGCTTCTGATATT TGGTCTTTTGGTGTGGTTCTTTGGGAAGTCACAACATTGGCTCAGCAGCCTTACGTTGAAATTGATCCTTTCGAAGTCGGCCGAGTACTTCGGGATGGATATAGACTTACACAGCCAGTCAATTGTCCTGATGAATT ATATGCAATCATGGCATATTGCTGGTCTTCTTCCAAAAGCGACCGTCCGACGGCACTTCAGCTATATCGTGAACTGCATCAGTTTCATCAAACGctcaatgaatatatttaa
- the LOC124340468 gene encoding tyrosine-protein kinase RYK-like isoform X1, whose protein sequence is MGYNIIVFFFLLFFSLANAGLNFYISQQESFRVLGLVAELAYVRDGSINDVAQHFVVPVPSHIQELCFVWVNADSKAVKYSIFTKDNSMQPVNHVSLNISNQGVVPREPQIFCLLLPCSTYLPSKLEVSMKINFTSFNNVTVLNVVMKKDCSSEDFRNVDQDVLSKVIPAEDSSFMLFVAVGIAFGVLVVSLAAASCFLCPKHNLCRQQPQRTIAPNNGTAVYSPVQASCTEEAGVATLYVNDPAAHQIVAEDKPSFRLQRNNIIIGKTLLEGTFGSIFHATLQIPGIPLQDVIVKTVKNNAAETQVRLMMEEGTRFQDLKHQNIYPLIGIVDGDGCRPLLVYPSVTYGNLKRWLLYCRGSLDGSLPHPLCTQDLVTIALHVLRGVQYLHQQNIIHKDLATRNCVIDDLFHVKLTDMALSRDFFPNDYHCLGDNENRPIKWMAMESLTRREFSTASDIWSFGVVLWEVTTLAQQPYVEIDPFEVGRVLRDGYRLTQPVNCPDELYAIMAYCWSSSKSDRPTALQLYRELHQFHQTLNEYI, encoded by the exons ATGGGTTACAATATaattgtcttcttttttcttctctttttttctctggccAATGCTGGGCTCAACTTTTACATCAGTCAACAAGAAAGTTTCAGAGTGCTGG GTCTTGTAGCTGAATTGGCATATGTTAGAGATGGAAGCATCAATGATGTTGCACAACATTTTGTGGTACCTGTACCATCCCACATACAagaactttgttttgtttgggtgAACGCTGATTCCAAAGCA GTTAAATACTCTATTTTCACCAAGGATAATAGTATGCAACCAGTCAACCATGTTTccttgaatatttcaaatcaaGGTGTGGTACCGAGGGAACCACAGATATTCTGCCTACTTTTGCCTTGTAGCACCTATTTGCCTTCAAAACTAGAAGTCTccatgaaaataaattttacttcCTTCAATAATGTGACAGTGTTGAATGTTGTGATGAAGAAAGATTGCTCATCAG AAGATTTTAGAAATGTTGACCAGGATGTTCTATCAAAAGTGATTCCAGCAGAGGACTCCTCATTTATGCTGTTTGTGGCTGTTGGAATAGCTTTTGGAGTCCTTGTAGTGTCACTAGCAGCTGcctcttgttttctttgccCCAAGCACAATTTATGTCGTCAACAACCACAAAG AACTATTGCACCCAACAATGGTACAGCAGTGTATTCACCTGTTCAAGCATCTTGTACCGAAGAAGCGGGTGTAGCAACACTGTATGTAAATGATCCAGCTGCTCATCAAATTGTCGCTGAGGATAAACCATCGTTCCGTCTTCAGCGGAACAATATTATCATTGGAAAAACTTTACTAGAGGGCACATTTGGTTCCATTTTTCATGCAACTCTTCAAATACCTGGGATACCTCTTCAAGACGTCATAGTCAAGACAGTCAAGA ATAACGCAGCGGAAACGCAAGTGAGGCTTATGATGGAAGAAGGGACAAGGTTCCAAGATCTGAAACATCAGAACATTTACCCATTGATCGGTATTGTTGATGGCGATGGATGTCGACCGCTATTGGTTTATCCATCTGTGACTTATGGAAATCTAAAACG ATGGTTATTATACTGCAGAGGATCTCTAGATGGAAGTCTACCACATCCCCTTTGCACACAGGATTTAGTGACTATTGCACTGCACGTTTTACGAGGAGTTCAGTACTTGCACCAACAAAACATCATCCACAAAGATCTGGCGACGAGAAACTGTGT AATTGATGACCTGTTTCACGTCAAGTTAACTGACATGGCTTTATCCCGAGATTTCTTTCCTAATGACTACCATTGCTTGGGAGATAATGAGAATCGACCGATAAAGTGGATGGCAATGGAGTCACTTACTCGAAGGGAGTTTTCTACTGCTTCTGATATT TGGTCTTTTGGTGTGGTTCTTTGGGAAGTCACAACATTGGCTCAGCAGCCTTACGTTGAAATTGATCCTTTCGAAGTCGGCCGAGTACTTCGGGATGGATATAGACTTACACAGCCAGTCAATTGTCCTGATGAATT ATATGCAATCATGGCATATTGCTGGTCTTCTTCCAAAAGCGACCGTCCGACGGCACTTCAGCTATATCGTGAACTGCATCAGTTTCATCAAACGctcaatgaatatatttaa